The DNA segment GCTGAGGCTTCAGTCTGTTCCTCCGTGACTACAGGCGGCAACATGCCGAGACGGCTCCGTCTTTCTTCCTCCGCCATGCCCATAAGGGGTGTCTCCCCCGCGGTCCATGACGCGCGCTTCGCTCCGATGGCAGTCTTTATGTCGCCGACCTCATCCCCGTGCACGTTCTGGAGGAAGAGGAGGACCATCACCAACACGAAGATCAGGGAAAGGGGCTTCATTTGGAATTTATACTATAGAATCCCTCACCTGTCGAGCACCTCCCGCACCTTCCGCAGAAGCTCGAGGGGTGATACGGGTTTTGAGATGAAATCAAGCTCTTTCGCCTCAATCCCTTTGTCGAGGATCACGTCTCTCGTGTAGCCGCTGGTAAAGAGGACCTTTACGGACGGGTCTCTTCTGTTGATCTCGTTGTACGCCTGTCTGCCGTTTTTTCGCGGCATCACCGAGTCGAGTATGACGAGTGCGATATCCCTGCTCTTCGAGAATTGGTCTATCGCGTCCTCCCCGTCGATCGCTTCTATGACGGAATAGCCGCTTCCGGTGAGTACCGCATTGAGAAGAGAGCGCACGGTTTGATCGTCTTCCGCCACCAGGACCGTCTCAGTCCCGTGTTTTATCTCGGGAAGAGGGCCGGCCGCCTCTTTTGCCGGGCATTGGGAAAGGGGAAGATAGATGTGAAAGGCAGTGCCCACTTCCGGCTCGCTGTAGACGTAAATATAACCGTGGTGCTGCTTTACTATCCCGTAGACCGTGGACAGGCCGATCCCTGTGCCCCTCCCCACCGCCTTGGTGGTAAAGAAGGGATCGAATATCTTCTCTTTCATCGCCTCATCCATGCCGAGACCCGTATCGGTGACCGAAAGGAGGGCATAGGCGCCCGGATTGTCGAAACCATGAATCCGGACGAACTCCTTATCCAGGGTCACCGGTTTCGTCTCGATGGAGAGGGTACCCCCTTCCGTCATTGCATCCCGGGCATTCGTGACCAGATTGAAGAGTATCTGGTCGATCTGGCTAGAATCGGCCATGACGATCATCTCCTCAGGGGAAAGCTTGAGCTTCACCTCGATATCCTCCGTAAGAAGGCGGCCGAAGAGTTTTCCGGCGGTTCTTATGAGCTCGTTTATGTCGTGGGGCTCCAGGGCGAGGGGCTGTGTTCTGCTGAAGGCAAGGAGACCCCGGGTAAGGTTCGCCGCTTTCTGGGACGCGGTCATAATCCGGTCCACATACACCCTTAAGGGGTTTGAAGCTTCGGTGCGCATCTGGAGCAGATTGGCGTAACCTATCAGCACCGTGAGGAGATTGTTGAAATCATGGGCAATCCCGCCTGCGAGGGTCCCGATAGCCTCCATTTTTTGGGATTGACGGAGCTGGGCCTCGAGAGACTTCTCCCTCGTGATATCGATCAGCGTTCCCGTAGCGGCAGGCTGCCCGTCGTAGACCATGGTGCCGCCCAGGACCTTCACGTTTATGACCTTCCCATCCTTTTTCATGGTTCTGAATTCATATTCGATGAAATTCTGTTCACCGGAGAGCCTTTTCTTTATATTCTCCTCCACCAGATGCCTGTCTTCCGGTATCGCGTTGGCCACAGGGTTAAGGCGGCCCACTATCTCTTCACGCTCGTATCCGAAAATCTCGCAGAAGCCCCTGTTTACGAAACGGAATACCCCGTCCTGCACCACGTAGAAGCCCATGAGGGAGCTCTCCACCACGCTCCGGTATTTCTCCTCCGATTCCCTGAGCGCCTCCTCGGCGCGCTTGCGGTCGGTGATGTCGTGCATGACGAGGACCGCCCGGTCGATCTCTCCCGCTCCCATTATCGGTAAATAGGTGGCGTAGAAATCCCGCTCCCCCATTCCGGGGTAGGATTGTTTCATTTCGATCTGGATTACATCACCTTTAAAGCATGCCTCGAGCAGGGTTTTTATGACCTTCTCGAAAAGCTCTTTTCCGATAATCTCTTCCACCCGACGGCCTATCACCTCTTCTCGGCTTATCATGCGGTATTTGAGATAGGACTGGTTGACGGCCCTGTAGCGATAGGACCTGTCGAGGACGATCATGATGTCCCGCGACCCTTCCATAGCTTTCTGATATTCCCTCAACTCCTCGTGGGCCCTCTTTTTCTCCGTTACATCCCGGAATATCCAGAGCCTTCCGAAGTGCTCCCCGTTCCTGCCGATTACGGGCGACGAATACCGGTCGACGGTGGTGCCGTCTTTGAGCTCCACCTCGTCGCGGCTCGTTTCGTCTTCATGGTCGGAGAGGTAACGGACCCGTTCCAGAAACTGCTCCGGGTCCTTTGTGAGGTCCGTAACCCATTCCAGAAAAGACGTATCTTCGTCGTCCGCGGTGATCGTCGCCGGGGCGCCTATTTTCTCGAGAAATAACCTGTTCTGAAGAATTCTTTTCCCCTTGTGGGTAACGAGGATTGCATCGGGCGATGCGTTGAGCTGTGCCTCGAGGAGGGCAGTCTTCTGAAGAAGCTCTCTCCCCTTTTCGTTTCTTTCCGTAATATCCTGGGCCGTTCCTTCATGGCGGACCACCCGCCCCTCCCCGTCACGTACCGCACGGGCATTGAACGATGCGAGAAAGGTACTCCCGTCTTTCCGGAAAAGCTCAACTTCGAATTGATTTACCTCCCCCTTTTCACTCAGCTCCTGCATGAAGGGCAGGCGCAATTCCGGATGGACGTAGGTATCTTCGATATGACGTACCGACGTCATCATCTCCTCGGGATTGTCATAGCCGTGCATATGGGCGAGGGCGGGGTTGGCCATGAGAAGGCGGCCCCCGGGGCTGGTCTGAAAAATGCCCTCTATGCTGCTTTCGAAGATATGGCGGTATTTCTCCTCCGATTCCCTGAGCGCCTCCTCTGCCCGCCTCCTCTTCTCTTCTTCGGCGATAATTCCCCCGGCGCGAAAACTATAATAGGAAAAAATAATGCTTCCCACCAGAAGGACCGCAAAAAGGAGGAGCAGCTTGTTGCGGAAGAGGACCATATCTTCCAATATCTCCTCTTCCGGGGTCCCCACCGCAATGGACCATCTGGCAGCCCCGACCGCGGCGGGCGCGTAGGCGACATGTTTCTTGAGGGCCGTCATGCGCTCCCCGTCCCGCTTGTGGAGATAATAGATGCCCGTACCCGTCTTTCCCGCCATCATTTCGCGGGCGAGGGAGATCATGCTCTGCGACCCGTTGGACGCTGCGCTGAGGGAACGGCCCATGTGGCCCGGAATGGGGCAGTAGATCTCCGTACCCCGGTCGTTGATCGCCCAGGCGCCTCCTGTCTTTGCGACCTTTATTCCGGACAAAAAGTCCTGCGAGACATGGTCGAAATCGATAAGCACTCCCACGGTACCCGCAAAACGGCCGCCATCGAAGACGGGATAGTGATATGCAATGGTCTGGAAGCCCTGAATGGCGGTAAAAACCTCGCTTACCGCGGGTTCCCGTTTTGAGAGAACGTCCCGGATGTGGGGCTGGTGAGATATATCTTTCCCCGCCGTACCAATCGAATAAGGCACGGTATACACGATCCTCCCATACTCGTCGATTCGGGATACACCTCTGACGTCGCGGCCCTGGGCGCGAAAGATCGTCTCCATGACCTCTTTCCCTTCCATGTTCAGACGGATAATGCGCCGGTCCGTGGAGAGAACTTTCAAGGTCCTCTCGTGCTGGGCCATGAGCTTTTCGATGCTCCTTGCCGCCTGTTTGGCGAGAACCATCTGCCGCTTATTGTATTCTTCTATGAGGTTGGCTTTCACCTGACCGTAAAAGGAGAAGAAGAGGTATCCGCAAAGGAAGATGACAAGGGCCAGCAGCACAAAGCCGCCCTCTCTTTGAAGCCTTTTCCGTAGCCTTTTCAGGCAGGAGGCGTCAAAGCGGAACCGATTCATCTCATCTTCCGGACATGCCCTTTCGGCACGCGCCATATCTTGTTGCGACTTTCCCGGGGCTGTATCATATTATTATTATCGGTTCCCGGGGTTTATCACTTAATGACATGCGGGCACGGTTTTTAAAGGTTGAGCTCATCCCGGGCATAGGGCAAGCCTGTCCCCCTTTTGTGAAATATTTTAACAAAGAGGGACGGGGGGCTGGACTTTTTCTCTCCCTCATGTTACTTTTAGGAGGTATTGGTTATGCTCCATTATTTGCATTACCTTGCAGCATAATGATCCACATGCGAGAGGCATAAAACTAATGTATCAGTTTAGAAACAATATAAGCATTCTCAAGGTTTTAGCCTTCCGGTTGATTCCGTCTTTATCGCTGAAAGTTATCAATCCGGAAACAGGCCGGCGAATGAAGGTATTAAGAAAGGAGGGGGCTTGAATTCCCTGTCCCGAAAGTCATGAGCTATCGAAATCTGAAGTCCCTTATCTCACCCCAATCCGTTGCCGTAATCGGCGCGACGGACAGTGTGGACAAGCCCGGGTATGCGGTTCTTTTTAACCTCATCAAGAGCGGCTTTCCGGGTAGAATTTATCCGGTAAACCCCGGCAAAGATGAACTTCTCGGCCTTCGGGCCTATAAAACCCTCGGGGAGATCGGGCAGCCCATCGACCTTGCGGTAATCGCCATCCCCGCGAAGATGGTCCTCGACACCCTCGAGGTCTGCGGCTCACTCGGGGTCGGCTCGGTGATCATCATATCGGCCGGCTTCCGTGAAACCGGCCACGAAGGACTGGTCGCGGAGCACGGGATCGCGAATATCGCCCATCGGTATCAGATGCCCGTCCTCGGCCCCAACTGCCTGGGTCTCATCCATACCACCACCCCCTTGAACGTAACTTTTGCGGCGGGCATGCCGCCCCGGGGAGACATCGCCTTCATGTCCCAATCCGGTGCGCTCTGCACATGTATTCTCGATATCTCCCTTGCCCAAAACGTGGGGTTTTCCAGTTTCGTGAGTCTGGGCAATAAGGCGGACCTGAATGAGATAGATTTTCTCGAAGCCTATGCGGCGCTGCCCGAGGTAAAAGTGGTCCTTGCGTACCTCGAGGGGATCACCAATGGCAGCCGTTTCATTGAAGTGGCGAGGCAGTTCACGAAGAAAAAACCGATCATCGCGATCAAGGCGGGCGTAACCGCGAGCGGCT comes from the Syntrophorhabdaceae bacterium genome and includes:
- a CDS encoding PAS domain S-box protein; amino-acid sequence: MNRFRFDASCLKRLRKRLQREGGFVLLALVIFLCGYLFFSFYGQVKANLIEEYNKRQMVLAKQAARSIEKLMAQHERTLKVLSTDRRIIRLNMEGKEVMETIFRAQGRDVRGVSRIDEYGRIVYTVPYSIGTAGKDISHQPHIRDVLSKREPAVSEVFTAIQGFQTIAYHYPVFDGGRFAGTVGVLIDFDHVSQDFLSGIKVAKTGGAWAINDRGTEIYCPIPGHMGRSLSAASNGSQSMISLAREMMAGKTGTGIYYLHKRDGERMTALKKHVAYAPAAVGAARWSIAVGTPEEEILEDMVLFRNKLLLLFAVLLVGSIIFSYYSFRAGGIIAEEEKRRRAEEALRESEEKYRHIFESSIEGIFQTSPGGRLLMANPALAHMHGYDNPEEMMTSVRHIEDTYVHPELRLPFMQELSEKGEVNQFEVELFRKDGSTFLASFNARAVRDGEGRVVRHEGTAQDITERNEKGRELLQKTALLEAQLNASPDAILVTHKGKRILQNRLFLEKIGAPATITADDEDTSFLEWVTDLTKDPEQFLERVRYLSDHEDETSRDEVELKDGTTVDRYSSPVIGRNGEHFGRLWIFRDVTEKKRAHEELREYQKAMEGSRDIMIVLDRSYRYRAVNQSYLKYRMISREEVIGRRVEEIIGKELFEKVIKTLLEACFKGDVIQIEMKQSYPGMGERDFYATYLPIMGAGEIDRAVLVMHDITDRKRAEEALRESEEKYRSVVESSLMGFYVVQDGVFRFVNRGFCEIFGYEREEIVGRLNPVANAIPEDRHLVEENIKKRLSGEQNFIEYEFRTMKKDGKVINVKVLGGTMVYDGQPAATGTLIDITREKSLEAQLRQSQKMEAIGTLAGGIAHDFNNLLTVLIGYANLLQMRTEASNPLRVYVDRIMTASQKAANLTRGLLAFSRTQPLALEPHDINELIRTAGKLFGRLLTEDIEVKLKLSPEEMIVMADSSQIDQILFNLVTNARDAMTEGGTLSIETKPVTLDKEFVRIHGFDNPGAYALLSVTDTGLGMDEAMKEKIFDPFFTTKAVGRGTGIGLSTVYGIVKQHHGYIYVYSEPEVGTAFHIYLPLSQCPAKEAAGPLPEIKHGTETVLVAEDDQTVRSLLNAVLTGSGYSVIEAIDGEDAIDQFSKSRDIALVILDSVMPRKNGRQAYNEINRRDPSVKVLFTSGYTRDVILDKGIEAKELDFISKPVSPLELLRKVREVLDR